The genome window CGGGTTCTCCGTGGTGGCGCCCACGAGGACGATGGTGCCGTTTTCCACATAGGGCAAGAACAGGTCCTGCTGCGCGCGGTTGAAACGGTGTATCTCATCGACAAAGAGCAGGGTGCCCTGCCCCATCTCTTTACGCCTCAAGGCCGCCTGAAATACCTTGCGCAAATCCGCCGCCCCGGTAGACATCGCGGAGAGAGACTCAAACGCTAGGTCCGTTTGCTTAGCGAGCAGCCGAGAGATCGTGGTCTTGCCGCACCCGGGCGGCCCCCACAGCACCATCGAGACGAGCCGACGCTGCGCGATCATTCGCCCGATCGGGGCATCGCCGGCAAGAAGATGATCCTGCCCCACCACCTCGCTAAGCGCGCTCGGCCGGAGGCGATCCGCCAGTGGACGCGACCGATCATCTTCCTCAAACAGCGATTGCTGATCTGCGTTCATCACCAGTGCTCCTCCGCCGGGTTCCTGCGCGTGGTTTAAGGCATCCACGCTACCTCCGAAACCCGCGCGCCGGGGCTCTCGCGCCGGGGTCCTCGTGTCAGCTCCTCGCGTCGCCCCACGGGCGCAAGCCGGTAAAGGGCGGCGTCCCGGTGCTCTCCATGCCTCACCGGGCCGCCGCCCTTATCCCCCGTCTATCCCCGCCTATCGCCGGTAGATGCGATCAATCTCCTCGGCGTAGCGCTCCGTCACCACATTGCGCTTCACCTTCATCGTGGGGGTCAGCTCGTTAGCCTCCTCGGTGAGGTCGCGGTCAAGAATGTAGAACTTCTTGATCCCCTCCGCGTGGGACACCGTGGCATTGGCGGTATTGATCGCATCCTGAATCTCCGCGCGCAGCACCGGATCGGTGGACACCTCACGGATCGAGCGGGACTCAGGAATGTTGCGCCCGTGCTTCCAGCGGGACAGTTCCTCCTCGTCAAGAGTGAGCAGCACGCCGATGAAGGGCTTGCCGTCACCCACCACCATCGCCTGGCTAATCAGCGGGTGCGAGCGCAGCAGATCCTCCATCGGGGCCGGGGAGACGTTCTTGCCACCCGCGGTAACGATGAGGTCCTTCTTACGCCCGGTGATACGAACATGTCCGGTGGAGTCCAGCTCACCCAGATCGCCGGTGTTGTACCAGCCCTCCTCATCGAAGGCCTGTCGCGTGGCTTCCTCGTTATTCCAGTAGCCGGAAAACAGCGTGCTACCACGGAACAGGATCTCGCCGTCCTCGCTGATCTTCACGGCCATGCCGCCCACGGGTTTACCCACCGTGCCGATCTTTTGATCCTCAAAGTCCACGGCAGCGGCGGCACAGGTCTCGGTCAGGCCATAGCCCTCGTACACCGGCACGCCCACGCCCCGGAAGAAGTGCAGCAGATCGTGGCTCATCGGGGAACCACCCGTGATGCAGTAGCCCACCTCGCCGCCGATGGCCGCCTTGAGCTTGGAGTACACCAAACGCTCATAAAGGCGGCGCTGGGTATCCAGGAAGCGCGTGGGCCCCTCCGGGGTATCCAGAGCCCGGGAGTACTCAATGGCAACCTTTTCCGCGCGGCGGAAGATCGCCGAACCCACGGCGCCCTTGGCCGCGGCCTGGCTTGCAGCGGCGTTGCGTACCTTTTCAAACACGCGCGGCACGCCCAACAGGAGATTGGGGCGGGAACGCTGCAACTCCACGGTGAGCGTGGAGGGATCGGGCCAATGCGATTGGGTGGCACCGGCGATGGACACCGCCAGGCTCACCGCACGAGCCAGCACGTGCGCGAGTGGCAGGTAGGTGAGCACTCGGCGGCCGGGCGCGGCAAATGCTCCGATGGGGTTGGTGAGCAGGGCACGTACCTCGCTCAACCAGGCGTAGTGAGTATGAATGCAGCCCTTGGGGCGGCCCGTGGTGCCGGAGGTGTACACCAGGGAGGCAAGGTCGCTGCTCTTGGTGTTCTTGATGCGCTCCCACACCTGCTCATCGGTGATGTCGCGCCCCTCAAAGCGCAGTGTCTCCACGGCGGAGGCGTTGATCTCCAGCACGCGGGTGAGCCTGGAGGTAGAGCCGGACAGCATGGGGTTGCCGTCCTCGTCCAGCACCAGGTGGTTCATCATCTCCGTGTGCGACTGGGTTTCCGTGATGGCAAGCACCGCGCCGGAGTCCTCCACAATCCACTCCACCTGGCTCATGGAGGAGGAGGGATAGATGGGAACGGAGGCCGCGCCCGCCGCCCAGATGGCGTAATCAAAGAGCGTCCACTCGTAGCGCGTGCTAGAGAGCAGGATCACGCGGTCGCCCTTTTCCACCCCCGCCGCGATCAAGCCCTTGGCCACCTCAAAGACCTGCTCGATGAACTCCGTGGCGGTGACATTGACCCACTCGTAGTTAGCGGGGCGGGAAAAGAGCACGCTGTAAGGGCGGGAACGCGCCTGGTCGATGAGCGCGGTCAAACAGGTTTCCCCCTCCTTGACCTCGTACTTCGCCGGTACGGTGTACTCCTTGAGTTCCTGCGTTTCCATCTCACTCTCCTCGCTCTATGACGCCATTCATAATGCTACGGCGCCGCTACCGGATAGCCTCGTCCGCGCGTCCGCCTTCGCGTTCCCCCAAACTTACCTGCTCACCGGGGATCGCGCGGCCAACACGACCGTTTTTGTTTTTCCACCAGGAAATATCGGGCTTCACAGCACTCCCATATCCAGTGATGTTCCACACACAATACCCTAACCCGGGACTTCCGACACCTCGCAGGGGTGGTTTATCTCCACCCCGGCCACCCCGCAGGCCTACACCAAGGAGATCAACCAGGCCACCAGCACCAATGCCAGCAGCACCCACAGCGATTGCGTGACCCACGAGGTGGGATACCGCCGCTTGGACTTGGGCAATTTCCGATCTTGCTTACGCAATTCCTCTGGGTTAGGCATCGCGGGGAGGCTCCTTCTCACTGTGTTCCTCTGGCTGGTCTACCTGCACCGTCCGACCCCCGCGCGAAACCAGCCGACACGCGACGTCGCTAAGCAAATCCACGGCACGCTGCAAGAATAATGCCGCCACCGCGCACGCCGGCAACGCAACCCCCAGCACCACTGCGATTTGCAGCGCCAGCGGTGACGCCACCAGGCTTTGCACAAGCCAGTCATACAACGCAGTCATGTCCACCATCGTAGAGCGCCGAAGTTGCTATGGTTCAACCATGTCTACCGCGCCCTCCACCGTGACGATCCGCACCCCTGAAGGCCGCTTCCGTGGGATCGCCCACCGCACCCATGCCGAGTTCAGCTCGATTCAGTTCTGCACTATCCCCGGCCCCTTCGAGGATTCCCGGCCCAAGCGCGGCACGCCGGAGCAGCTTATCGACGCCACCGTGCCCCACCCCAAGCGCATAGCCTTAAGCATTACCGCCCCGCCGGGTGCCACCTTTGGCGATGATCTCCCCGTGATGGTGTACATTCACGGCGGCTCCTACGATTCCGGCAACCACGAGGAGCAGGACTCCAAGGGCACCGCCATGGCCCAGGCCGGAATCATCGTGGTGCGGCTGGGGTACCGCACCGGGCTACCCGGCTTCGCGCACTTCAGCGATGACGAGGACCACCACTACCGCGGGGTGGCCGACTGCCAATGGGGCTTGGAGTGGGTACAGCGCTGCATTGAATACTTTGGCGGCGACCCCACCAACGTCACCCTGGTGGGGCAATCCGCCGGCGCGGGCATTGCCCTCTGGCTCAGCCGCCGCGACCACTACCAGGGCGCTTTCCGACGCCTCATCGCCATGTCCCCCGCCTACCCGCGCACCACCTTTGACAAGCGCAAGGGAACACTACGCCGCCTGATCTTCACCCCCATCACCCGCAGGCACCTCACCGAGCTGCACTCCAAGAACCCCGCCGCGCTGCGCCGGGGCTACCGACGCTTTCGGAGCAGGTTCTTCTATGACCTCACCCTGGGGCCCGGCCCCTTCGCTCCCAACGAACTGGTCAATATACCCATGCTGGTGACGTGCACCAGGGAGGAGTGCTTTAACTTCGTTCCCGCCGTCAAGCGCCTCGACCAGCGCGGGCGCGGTGGCATTGCCGTGCGGGTGATGGCCAAGGCGATGGGGCTGGAAATACCCGCCTCCTCCTACCTGGAATCCGCGCGCAAGGTATATCCGCACCGCGAGATGTCGCAGCTCATTAGCGATTCCGCCATCCGGCGCTGGGTCTCCGACACCGCCGAAAATGCCCCCGCGCAGTGCTGGGTGCTCCAATACGAGGGCGACGAGGAACACCCCATGCTGCACTGCGACGATCTTCGCCTCGTATTCCGCCCCGACCCCGCACGGCGCTCCATTCACCGGATCATGGTGGACTTTGCCCGGGGCGACACCCCCGCCTGGCCGCGTTATCAACGCACCGACGGGCGCAAAGTGAAAATCTACGACGCCCCCACCGGCCAACTCCACACCACAGAGGACCCGCTTAAGCCCGTTCGCCTTGCCTTCCACCACCACATTCCGTGGAAATCGGCAGGAGCGCGGTAGGTATTTATTGTGCTGTTTGCCTAGTGCACTTACCTAGTGCACGCCCAACAGTTCCGCTTGAAGCACTGAGTGCGCAAGTTGTTCCACCAGCCACGGAGAAAACACCACAGGTGCCGCCTCCACCGCGCGCACGAGGGCCGAGGGCCTCAGCCATTCCCAGGAATCCACCTCCGCGGGCGACGGCCGGAGGTCACTCCCCGCGGCGAGCCGAACCACAAACACCGGGCATATCTCATTTTCCACCACACCCGAGGAATCGCGCGCCCAATAGCGAAAATCCGGGAGCACCCTACTCAACTGCATGATCTGTGCGGCAGAAACTCCCAGCTCCTGTTCCAGGCGGCGACGCACGGCGTCCTCCGTGGCCTCACCCGGAGCGGGGTGCCCACAAAAACTATTTGTCCATACCCCGGGCCACGTCTTTTTTGATAACGCCCGACGAGTGAGCAACACCCTCCCCTCCGGGTCCACGAGATAGGCGGAAAACGCCAGGTGCAGGGGGGTATCCTCCGTATGCACGCTCTCCTTGGGAACCGTGCCCGTGGGATTGCCCTCCTCATCGCTCAATATCACCAGTTCCCGGCCCTCAGCACTACCCGTGGAAATCATGCGCTCACCCTACCGCACCTGCCCGCTTCGCCTAACCGCGCGCCCAGTGGCCAATCACCCCCGGGACCACGGCGGGGCGTTCCCCCAACAAAGCCCGCAGATTCTCATTCTCCTCCACCGAGGACGTAATGGTCTTGATCTTCTTACTGCGCGAGCCTTGTCCCCCGCCGCCATGCGCGGCACCGGCCATCGGCCCCATCAAGGTCTGAGAGCGCGTCACCTGACCATTCGCTGCGGGCGTGGAACCCAGACCCGCACGAGAACTCATCGTGGCAGGTGTGCCTGCCATATTCTGCGCATGAGCACTCTGCGCATGAGCGAGGGAGGCCGTTCCGAGGCCCATACCCGCAGGGAGGATACTGCCGGTATGCCCCGTGGGACTACCGACGGCACCGCCCACGCCGCTCATCGTAGTAGAGGGAGTGGTTCCGGCAAGCGGCGGCATCATTCCCCGGCCCGCTATCGCTCCACCCATGGGGGTGCTAGCCGACCATGACGACGCCATAGTGGCAACATCGCCCGCCTTGAGCTGGGGAACAGAAGAATCACGATATGCTCCCCCATGTTTCACCTGAGAGGACTCGCCAAAGCGCCCGGCACCCGCCGTGCCCATTGCGCCTGTTCCGCCCAATCCCGGGGTGCCCATCACCACGGGGGAAGCAGTTGCACTGCCCCCTTGGGGAAGAGACGGCGCAGCCGAACCCGCAGGACTCGATACCGCCGAGCCACCCGGCACCGTAGACACCGGCGACATGGATGCCTCGGCGGTACCTGCCGCCGCACTCACGGTACCCACCGCCTCCGATTCGAGTTCTCCCACCACGGGGGTACGAGAAAGAACCTCCGCGAACGTTTCCTTTCCACTCTCCCCCACGCGCTGAGCCGCCTGGATGATTCTGCGCAATTCCCGCTCTCCCTCGGGACGCAAACCAGCGGCATTATGTTTATGCCCCCTACCGGGGGTCACGCCCATACCCGTGGGAATGATGCTCCCCAAAGACAACGTGAACGCAGGATCAGTCAAAGACCTCACCACCGGCACACCCGGCAACAGCATAGGAGTATAGGCCGCCGGGAACGCCTGAAGAAAAGCAGCCTCCGCCGCCTGCCTTTCCTGCGGCTCCGGTATGGCATTAATGGCGCTTTGCATAGAAGAAACCAATTGCGCACCCTGCTGCTGCGCGGGAGCGAGATTCATGGTGCTACTCACCATCAAGGCCGCATTACGAGCAAAGGCCTTGCCGGTATCCGCCACCTCTATCACTTGCTTAATAGCGGAATCCACCACATCACCGTAATTATGCACCCGCAGATCAGCGGCGACCGCCGCCAAACCCGCCGCCACCGAGCCAATACCGGCGGCCATCTTTCCCCACAACGCCGCCGCGTGATGCGCCTGCCCTACTTGAGTAGCACCAAAGGCCGCAGCCAACTGGTGAATCGACCCCGACGGCCCCACCACGGGAGGCGGGAACACAAATGGCTCATACCGAGGAACCGGGCGGGGCGGGAAAACCACGCCGCTCACGCTGCCCAAACTGCCCTCATCAGCGCGATCAAGGCTACGGGCAAACGCCTCATTCTGTTCGGTCAGAGCCTGAACGCTGGCCCGGAGAGCGTTTTTCAACCACTCCACCTGCTCCGCGTAAGACTCCAACACACTCCGCGCCGAACCAGGGCCACCCATGAGAACTATTCCGTGATGGTTACCCAGCTGGTCGAGGCCGGATACTGCGGAGAAACTGCCGTTGAGTGCGGGACGGGTTGCAATTCGTGCAGCCTCAGAAGCGCTACGAGCGAGCAACTCCAGCTTAGAAACAGCCGAGTTTAAACTACCAATCTTTACACTAAGCATTTCCATGATCCATATTCCTTAATATTTTAAAGTGGATTCCGC of Corynebacterium sp. 21KM1197 contains these proteins:
- a CDS encoding long-chain fatty acid--CoA ligase, translating into METQELKEYTVPAKYEVKEGETCLTALIDQARSRPYSVLFSRPANYEWVNVTATEFIEQVFEVAKGLIAAGVEKGDRVILLSSTRYEWTLFDYAIWAAGAASVPIYPSSSMSQVEWIVEDSGAVLAITETQSHTEMMNHLVLDEDGNPMLSGSTSRLTRVLEINASAVETLRFEGRDITDEQVWERIKNTKSSDLASLVYTSGTTGRPKGCIHTHYAWLSEVRALLTNPIGAFAAPGRRVLTYLPLAHVLARAVSLAVSIAGATQSHWPDPSTLTVELQRSRPNLLLGVPRVFEKVRNAAASQAAAKGAVGSAIFRRAEKVAIEYSRALDTPEGPTRFLDTQRRLYERLVYSKLKAAIGGEVGYCITGGSPMSHDLLHFFRGVGVPVYEGYGLTETCAAAAVDFEDQKIGTVGKPVGGMAVKISEDGEILFRGSTLFSGYWNNEEATRQAFDEEGWYNTGDLGELDSTGHVRITGRKKDLIVTAGGKNVSPAPMEDLLRSHPLISQAMVVGDGKPFIGVLLTLDEEELSRWKHGRNIPESRSIREVSTDPVLRAEIQDAINTANATVSHAEGIKKFYILDRDLTEEANELTPTMKVKRNVVTERYAEEIDRIYRR
- a CDS encoding carboxylesterase family protein yields the protein MSTAPSTVTIRTPEGRFRGIAHRTHAEFSSIQFCTIPGPFEDSRPKRGTPEQLIDATVPHPKRIALSITAPPGATFGDDLPVMVYIHGGSYDSGNHEEQDSKGTAMAQAGIIVVRLGYRTGLPGFAHFSDDEDHHYRGVADCQWGLEWVQRCIEYFGGDPTNVTLVGQSAGAGIALWLSRRDHYQGAFRRLIAMSPAYPRTTFDKRKGTLRRLIFTPITRRHLTELHSKNPAALRRGYRRFRSRFFYDLTLGPGPFAPNELVNIPMLVTCTREECFNFVPAVKRLDQRGRGGIAVRVMAKAMGLEIPASSYLESARKVYPHREMSQLISDSAIRRWVSDTAENAPAQCWVLQYEGDEEHPMLHCDDLRLVFRPDPARRSIHRIMVDFARGDTPAWPRYQRTDGRKVKIYDAPTGQLHTTEDPLKPVRLAFHHHIPWKSAGAR
- the idi gene encoding isopentenyl-diphosphate Delta-isomerase, with protein sequence MISTGSAEGRELVILSDEEGNPTGTVPKESVHTEDTPLHLAFSAYLVDPEGRVLLTRRALSKKTWPGVWTNSFCGHPAPGEATEDAVRRRLEQELGVSAAQIMQLSRVLPDFRYWARDSSGVVENEICPVFVVRLAAGSDLRPSPAEVDSWEWLRPSALVRAVEAAPVVFSPWLVEQLAHSVLQAELLGVH